From the Deferrivibrio essentukiensis genome, the window TAATTCAGAAACTGGGACCTTTTCCATTACACTTTACTTTCCTCTTCGACCAATATTTTCAATACTTCTTCAGCATTTGTGGCATTAACAGCCCTATTTTTAAAATCAGTCAGTTTTGCAAGTCTTGATATTTTTGCCAATGTTTTTAAGTGCCCGGCTATATTTGATTCAGGTGACAAAACTACGAAAAAAACTTTCACAGGCAGCTTATCGGGAGCATCAAATAAAATACCATTTTTAGATATGGAAATGACTATACATGTGTTGTCAATATCCTTAAACTTTGCGTGGGGGATAGCAATCTCTTCCCCCACGGCAGTACTTCCTAATTTTTCCCTTTCAAGCAAAGAGTTATAAACTTCATCAAAATTCTTAATTTTCCCTCTTTCTACAAAAATCTCCGAAAATTTTTTAAAAATATCATCTTTTGTAAAATCACCATCAAGAAAAATTATATCATTTTTTTCTACTATTTCTGATATCACCATCAATCCTTCACCTATGGCTGAATTAAGCCTATATTTCCGTCATCCCTTCTGTAAACAACATTAACTTCAGAGTTTTTGGCATTTCTGAAAACAAAGAAATTTTTATTCAACAAATCCATTTGCATAACAGCCTCTTCAATATCCATAGGCTTAACAGGTATCTCTTTTGTAATAATTGAAACAGGTTTATCATCGAAGCTTTCACTTTCATAAACGTCCAACTTCAAAGGTACTTCAAACTTTTTATCAATGAGTTTTTTAGACTTCAGCTTCTCTTTATACTTAACAAGCTGTCTTTCTATTTTATCGATAGCCAAATCTATTGAAGCATATAAATCTTCTGACTTCTCGATACCTTTTAAAAATACTCCTTTAGCATTAACTAGAATTTCAGCCATGTGAACATTCTTTTGAACATCCAACACAACATGTACATCAACCACCTGGTCAAAATACTTCTTTACTTTTGAAACTTTTTTTTCAACATAACTTCTAATAGCATCCGTAAGCTCGACATTTTTTACTGTAATCTGAATATTCATACTACCTCCTCATTTTTTTTCTCACTGATGTACCTGGGATATTTAGCTCATCCCTATACTTTGCTACAGTCCTTCTAGCAATCTTTATACCTTTTTTTGACAAAATTTCCACAATTTTCTGGTCAGAGTAAGGCTCGTCTTTGGGTTCTTGTTCTATCAAATCATTTATCAAATCTTTTATTTTAGAAACACTTATCTCGCTTCCGTCGTGTCCAGAAAGCCCTTTCATAAAAAATGATTTAAGTTCAATAACACCGTATTTGCACATCGCATATTTATTTGATGTAACTCTACTTACAGTTGATTCATGAAGCCCCGTTTCATGAGCGATATCTTTCAACTTTAACGGCTTTATAAACTTTAACCCTTTATCCAAAAAATCCTTTTGATGTTTTATAAGAGCCTCTACGACCTTTAATATTGCCTTTTTCCTCTGATTCATGCTTTTTATAAACCAGATAGCGTTTTTTACCTTATCTTCAATAAACTCTCTTGAAGTAGAGTCAAGAGTGTCCCCTTTAAGCATTTTTATATAATAGCTGTTTAGCTTTATAGCCGGCACTTCATCTTCATTTAAAACAGCTTCATATTTACCGTCCTTTTCTAAAATATAAACATCAGGCACTACAAACTTTCCTTCAGAAGAAAATTTAAGCCCCGGTTTAGGGTCAGTCCTTTTTATAAAATCAATAATTTCTCCAACATACTCTTCACTAAGCCCCAACTTTTCTGCAACCATTTTATGATTGCCAAAAGCAATCTCCTCATAGCATTCTTTCAGGATAATTTCAGCTATTTCAATATCAATAGGGTCAACCCCCATGTGCTCCAATTGCTTTAGTAAACATTCCACTAAACTAACACTGCCAACCCCGGAAGGGTCAAATTCTCTAATCAAAGACAAAACTTTCAATACACTTTCTTCATCACCGTTAAAATAACTAACTATCTCACTTACGGAAATCGTAAGATATCCATTTTCATCAATATTGCCAATTATGTATTTGCCTATATCAAGTAAATAATCATCCAGTCCTAAAATATTCAACTGAAAAAGTAAATGCTCGTACAGATTTTCTTTCTTCCCTATGAATTTGTCAAAATTGACAGAATCTTCATCATCTGGAACATAAGACAAACTTTCTGAAATATCACTAAAATAATCCTGCCAGTCAACCTTTTGCAACTCCCTTAAAAACTCATCTGTATTTTTATCTTCCTTAACCTCTTGCACTTCAACTTCTTCAAGGACAGGGTTTTCTTCCAACACATTATTCAATTCGGTAATTAGCTCCATATATGGCATTTGCAAGATTTTTAATGATTGTTTCATCTGGGGGGTAATCAGAAGCTTTTGCCCTAATTTTGTCTCCAGATTTATTTTCATTTTATTCATTGCAAAGTAAACCCCTCGCCTAAATATCTGTTTACAACTTCCCGATGGTTGATTATATGCTCTTTATCCCCTTCTGCCAACACTTTCCCTTCAAATACGATATAACTTCTGTCAGTAATTTTCAATGTCTCTCTGACATTGTGGTCTGTAATTAGCACTCCTATCCCTCTCTTCTTAAGAGTAAAAACCATATTTTGTATATCGGTAACCGAAATAGGGTCAATACCGGCAAATGGCTCATCAAGTAAAATATATTTAGGATTGACCGCCAGACATCTGGCTATTTCAACCCTTCTCCTTTCACCCCCGCTGAGTGCATAACCGTAAGATTTCCTAACCTTTTCAAGCCCAAATTCGTCAATAAGTTCATTACACCGCTCTTTTATAGAATTTTTTGGATATTTTATTATCTGAAGTGCGGATAAAATATTCTCTTCAACAGTTAACTTTCTAAAAATGGAAGCCTCTTGAGGAAGATAACCTATCCCATATTTTGCCCTTTCATGTATCGGTAAATTTGTAATTTTTTTGTCATCCAAATAAACATCTCCGGAATCAGGGCGTACAATACCCACTACCATATAAAAAGTGGTAGTTTTCCCCGCTCCATTCGGACCAAGCAAGCCGACAATCTCACCTTCCCTAACTTTAAGACTCACCCCGTCAACAACATTTCTATCTTTATATCTTTTTATCAACTCATTAGTTCTTAGTTCCATTATCCTCACTCTCAGGAAAAAATATAATTTTAACTCTCGAGTTATCCCCTTTATTTACAATAACTCTATTCTCTTTATTGTAGATTATGACTTCATCCCCTTCTAAATAATTTTGCCCCTGCCATACTTTTACATTTTTCCTTAAAACAGCATTATCTAAGTCAACATTTATTTCCGCATATTCGGATAATGAATACAAGTCCCCTTTAGTTACCTGAACATTCCCCTCACTTAATATTCTATCAACTTTTTTATCTTTTTTAAAAAATACAGTCATATTGTCAGATTTTATTACGATATCTTCATAGTGAGCAACAACATTCCCTTTAAATACGGAAATATTA encodes:
- the lptB gene encoding LPS export ABC transporter ATP-binding protein, producing the protein MELRTNELIKRYKDRNVVDGVSLKVREGEIVGLLGPNGAGKTTTFYMVVGIVRPDSGDVYLDDKKITNLPIHERAKYGIGYLPQEASIFRKLTVEENILSALQIIKYPKNSIKERCNELIDEFGLEKVRKSYGYALSGGERRRVEIARCLAVNPKYILLDEPFAGIDPISVTDIQNMVFTLKKRGIGVLITDHNVRETLKITDRSYIVFEGKVLAEGDKEHIINHREVVNRYLGEGFTLQ
- a CDS encoding LptA/OstA family protein; this encodes MNIRIILALLMIFVGVSFGADKPSVKVESDSLVFSGDSNISVFKGNVVAHYEDIVIKSDNMTVFFKKDKKVDRILSEGNVQVTKGDLYSLSEYAEINVDLDNAVLRKNVKVWQGQNYLEGDEVIIYNKENRVIVNKGDNSRVKIIFFPESEDNGTKN
- the hpf gene encoding ribosome hibernation-promoting factor, HPF/YfiA family, which translates into the protein MNIQITVKNVELTDAIRSYVEKKVSKVKKYFDQVVDVHVVLDVQKNVHMAEILVNAKGVFLKGIEKSEDLYASIDLAIDKIERQLVKYKEKLKSKKLIDKKFEVPLKLDVYESESFDDKPVSIITKEIPVKPMDIEEAVMQMDLLNKNFFVFRNAKNSEVNVVYRRDDGNIGLIQP
- the rpoN gene encoding RNA polymerase factor sigma-54, whose product is MNKMKINLETKLGQKLLITPQMKQSLKILQMPYMELITELNNVLEENPVLEEVEVQEVKEDKNTDEFLRELQKVDWQDYFSDISESLSYVPDDEDSVNFDKFIGKKENLYEHLLFQLNILGLDDYLLDIGKYIIGNIDENGYLTISVSEIVSYFNGDEESVLKVLSLIREFDPSGVGSVSLVECLLKQLEHMGVDPIDIEIAEIILKECYEEIAFGNHKMVAEKLGLSEEYVGEIIDFIKRTDPKPGLKFSSEGKFVVPDVYILEKDGKYEAVLNEDEVPAIKLNSYYIKMLKGDTLDSTSREFIEDKVKNAIWFIKSMNQRKKAILKVVEALIKHQKDFLDKGLKFIKPLKLKDIAHETGLHESTVSRVTSNKYAMCKYGVIELKSFFMKGLSGHDGSEISVSKIKDLINDLIEQEPKDEPYSDQKIVEILSKKGIKIARRTVAKYRDELNIPGTSVRKKMRR
- a CDS encoding PTS sugar transporter subunit IIA, with the protein product MVISEIVEKNDIIFLDGDFTKDDIFKKFSEIFVERGKIKNFDEVYNSLLEREKLGSTAVGEEIAIPHAKFKDIDNTCIVISISKNGILFDAPDKLPVKVFFVVLSPESNIAGHLKTLAKISRLAKLTDFKNRAVNATNAEEVLKILVEEESKV